The Falco cherrug isolate bFalChe1 chromosome 15, bFalChe1.pri, whole genome shotgun sequence genome includes a region encoding these proteins:
- the LOC102050795 gene encoding phosphatidylinositol-binding clathrin assembly protein-like isoform X3 produces the protein MIHRKILNLIQCTNEMNVNIPQLADTLFERTANSSWVVVFKALITTHHLMMYGNERFIQYLASRNTLFNLNNYLDKSAMQGYDMSTFIRRYSRYLNEKALSYRLVAVDFTKMKRGIDGVMRTMNAEKLLKTLPIIQNQLDALLDFDANPNELTNGVINAAFMLLFKDSIRLFAAYNEGIVNLLERYFDMKKNQCKEGLDIYKKFLARMTKLSEFLKVAEQVGIDHGDIPDLTQAPSSLLEALEQHLASVEGKKTKEVSAASRASALSSAVSTLANTGMSLSRMDEKEKQQALEEEQARLQALKEQRLREISVVSNSTSTSASPSTLSGKSVNTTVAVDFFAVPAPTTNSMPNLSSDLFDLQPAFVPTVQSTPAISTSASSAWGGPFSSSNGCVGSPPHLDIFDMKPVEEAVKSTTPFINSTFSSKQTVELFSDDFSGHKPTYASLYHPLTVDGFPLHSAPPSTTSSTINVDFDAVFGGKSTAPEYRTTSDDVLQPTVPPQNQKAALASQQSGKIFANDLDSSLANLVGNLGFGGTPSKKSDMQWTQPTEKKLTGGTNWQAKTSTSTTWNPTPLPTIPHMVPAPITYPLTTPQVPVYGMVPPQVGAAPLMAPQSMMYTQPGLRPTNPFAPVSETQIQFM, from the exons CGCTTTATCCAGTATCTTGCATCCCGAAACACTTTGTTCAATTTAAATAACTACCTGGACAAAAGTGCCATGCAGG GCTATGATATGTCTACCTTCATTAGGCGATATAGCAGATACTTGAATGAAAAAGCACTTTCATATAGACTTGTAGCAGTTGACTTCACCAAAATGAAAAGAGG GATAGATGGAGTGATGAGAACCATGAAtgctgaaaagctgctgaaaaccCTTCCAATCATACAGAACCAGCTTGATGCACTCCTTGATTTTGAT GCAAATCCAAATGAACTAACAAACGGTGTTATAAATGCTGCCTTTATGCTCCTCTTTAAAGATTCCATTAGACTTTTTGCAGCATACAATGAGGGGATTGTTAATCTTTTAG AAAGATATTTTGATATGAAGAAGAACCAGTGCAAAGAAGGCTTGGATATTTACAAAAAATTTCTAGCCAGAATGACCAAATTGTCAGAATTCCTCAAAGTAGCAGAG CAAGTTGGAATTGATCACGGTGACATTCCAGATCTTACTCAG GCACCCAGCAGCTTGcttgaagcactggaacagcaTTTGGCTTCtgtggagggaaagaaaacaaaagaagtctCCGCTGCCAGCAG AGCTAGTGCCCTTTCCAGTGCTGTTTCTACACTTGCCAATACAGGAATGTCACTTAGCAGGATggatgagaaggaaaagcagcaagcattGGAGGAAGAACAAGCTAGACTGCAGGCACTTAAG GAGCAGCGATTAAGAGAGATTTCTGTAGTATCAAATTCCACTTCCACATCAGCATCTCCAAGCACCTTATCAGGAAAGAGTGTGAATACCACTGTAGCTGTTGACTTCTTTGCAGTACCAGCACCCACAACAAATAG CATGCCCAACCTTTCTAGTGATCTTTTTGATCTTCAGCCTGCATTTGTTCCAACTGTGCAGAGTACTCCAGCTATATCAACATCAGCAAGCAGTGCTTGGGGAG GTCCTTTCTCGTCCTCAAATGGTTGTGTTGGTTCTCCACCTCATCTGGACATCTTTGACATGAAGCCTGTTGAAGAAGCTGTAAAATCTACCACCCCTTTCATCAATTCTACTTTTTCCTCCAAACAAACGGTGGAACTGTTTAGTg ATGACTTTAGTGGTCATAAACCTACATACGCTTCTCTGTATCATCCTCTGACTGTTGatg gtTTTCCTCTTCATTCAGCTCCTCCAAGTACCACCTCTTCAACAATTAATGTGGACTTTGATGCTGTTTTTGGAGGAAAATCTACAGCACCAGAGTACAGGACTACAAGTG ATGATGTATTGCAACCCACAGTACCACCACAAAATCAAAAAGCCGCTTTAGCCAGCCAGCAAAGTGGAAAAATTTTTGCAAATGACCTTGATTCTTCACTGGCTAATCTAGTGGGAA aTCTTGGCTTTGGAGGAACTCCATCCAAAAA atcaGATATGCAGTGGACCCAGCCCACAGAGAAAAAACTTACTGGTGGAACAAACTGGCAAGCAAAAACAAGCACATCAACCACGTGGAACCCTACTCCCTTACCCACTATTCCACATATG GTACCTGCTCCTATCACATACCCATTGACCACGCCTCAAGTGCCTGTATATGGAATG GTACCTCCTCAGGTTGGAGCTGCTCCTTTGATGGCACCTCAGTCAATGATGTATACGCAGCCGGGTTTAAGGCCAACAAATCCTTTTGCACCTGTCTCTGAAACTCAG ATACAGTTTATGTAG